TCTCAACGTCGCGCTGGCCTACGGCGGCCGGAACGAACTGCTCAATGCGACCCGCGACGTGGCAAGTGCGGTCGAAGACGGCGACCTCGACCCCGAGGACATCGACGTGTCGGCCATCGAAGACCGTATCTACGACTGTCCAGTCCGAGACGTGGACCTCATCATCCGGACCGGCGGCGACGAGCGCACGTCGAACTTCCTGCCGTGGCACGCCAACGGCAACGAGGCCGCGGTGTTCTTCTGTACGCCCTACTGGCCCGAGTTCTCCAAAATCGACTTCCTACGGGGAATCCGGACCTACGAGTCCCGCGAGGAGTCGTGGCGGCGCACGAAGGCCAAGCGCGCACTCACGCTGGTGAAGGCCCTCGGCGGCGTGGAACTCGCAGAGGCCCGCGGCGTCATCGACGGCTTCCGCGAGAGTCTGCCCGAGGAGACGAGCGTCGAGGAACTGGGCGTCGAGGAGTTAGAGATCGAGAGCGAGGGGAAGGCAGCGGAGTGAGTCATCGACCGAAGCGCCGCTGGCGATTCTTGTAGTCCAACAGCGCGCGCAGATACTCGCGCTTCCGGAAGTCCCGCCAGTTCACGTCGGTGAAGTAGAGTTCGGAGTAGACCGACTGCCAAATCATGAAGTCCGAGAGGCGTTCCGCGCCGGTCTTCAGCACCAAGTCCGGGTTCTCGGGGAAGACGAGGTGCTGTTCGACCTCGGACTCGTCGATGCGTTCGGCGGCCAGTTCGCCCTCCTGCACGTCCTCGGCGATTTTCTGAACCGCGCCAGCGAACTCGTGTTTGCCGCCCAAGCCGATGGAGACCTGAATCGGCGCGTCGGCGCGCTGGGTGTCGTCAGGTCCGCGGACCGCCAACCGGCGCGGGACCGACACCCCTTCGAGTTCGCGCCGCAACGTCGGGGCGGCCTCGGGGTCGAGGACGCTAACGTACACGGTCACGCGCTCGGCACCGTAGTCGAACGCCCACTCGAAGAAGGCTTCCAGCGTCGCGTACGCGCCCTGCTCCAGCAGGTCGCGCTCGGTGATGACGACCGCGACGTGGTCGGGCGGGTCAGCGTCGTGTCTGCGGAGGCG
This genomic stretch from Halorussus pelagicus harbors:
- a CDS encoding undecaprenyl diphosphate synthase family protein, whose protein sequence is MGVYDRYLAARLRRHDADPPDHVAVVITERDLLEQGAYATLEAFFEWAFDYGAERVTVYVSVLDPEAAPTLRRELEGVSVPRRLAVRGPDDTQRADAPIQVSIGLGGKHEFAGAVQKIAEDVQEGELAAERIDESEVEQHLVFPENPDLVLKTGAERLSDFMIWQSVYSELYFTDVNWRDFRKREYLRALLDYKNRQRRFGR
- the uppS gene encoding polyprenyl diphosphate synthase translates to MLQWVQRRVRAAYERLLRREISGAPTHVAVIQDGNRRYASKQGGDAPDGHRAGARTTEQVLHWCQEMGVEELTLYTFSTENFERPDHENEALFDLLEKKLHEFGDDDRVHDGEVCIRVIGDREALPERVREAIDYAERRTEHYDSFTLNVALAYGGRNELLNATRDVASAVEDGDLDPEDIDVSAIEDRIYDCPVRDVDLIIRTGGDERTSNFLPWHANGNEAAVFFCTPYWPEFSKIDFLRGIRTYESREESWRRTKAKRALTLVKALGGVELAEARGVIDGFRESLPEETSVEELGVEELEIESEGKAAE